The Catalinimonas alkaloidigena genome segment CGCGGCAGATCCGTTATACCGAACGCTTGCAGCTTTCGCCGAGCAAGTACAACGACCCGGCAGGTTACTACGTTTCGTGGGAACGGTGCTGCCGCAATACCCACATCGTCAACTTATTTCTGCCGGGAGGAACGGGCATGACCTTTTACATGGAGTTTCCGGCCGTGTACGACAAACCCCAACACCGCGACGTGGTCAATTCCTCACCGGAGTTTGCGATTCCGTACGGAGAATATGCCTGCGTTGGCGAATATTTTTCGTTCGACTTTAGCGCTACCGATCCCGATGGCGACGAGCTGCGGTACCGGATGGCCACGCCCAAATGGGGCCATACCGACCAGTTTTACCCGTTTTTGAGCGAGCCACAACCTGCGCCCTACCGACCGGTGCAGTGGGAACAAGGCTACGACTCGGCAGCGGCCATTCTGGGCAGGCCGACGCTGGCCATCGACAGCCTGACCGGCCGTATGCAAGTAAGCCCTTCGCAGCCAGGTCTTTACCTCTATTCTATCATTTGTGAAGAGTACCGAGACGGGCAGTTCATCGGGCTGGTGCAGCGCGATTTTCAGCTCCTGGTTCTCGACTGTCCCCGCAACGATGCGCCGCTGATGCAATTGAGTACCGCTTCGCGCGAGAAGGGGGGCGCGGGGCCGCTCTATCGCCCCGGCGATACGCTGGACATATTTCCCTGGCAGAGCCCTTGTTTCGACGTTTTTTTAACGGATAACGACTTTCTGGAGCGCGTGACGGTTACGGCCGAGGCAGTCAATTTCGAGCCCGTGACTTCGCTGACGTCGCAAAGTAGTTTCTTGCTGACCGGTGCCGGCGACACGGCCACGTTTCAGGTATGCGGTCCTGATTGTAACAATCCGCGGGGCATCTACCAGGTAAATCTGTATGCCGCCGACGACGGTTGCCCTTTGCCCAAGGTCGATACCCTGACCCTCTATTTTCGGCTGAGTGCGGAAGAAAACCAGGCGCCGGTGCTTGCGGTCGATGCACCCGAATACGGAGAGCGGACGTTGTTGCGCTACATTGGCGACGAAATCGTGTTCCGGTTGGATGGCACCGATGCCGACCAGAATCGGCTGGTGCTCAGCGGCCGGGGCATCGGATTTTCGTTTGAAGACTACGGCATGCAATTTACTCCGGTGGAAGGCCAGGGAGCGGTCAGTACCGAATTTCGCTGGCAGCCGGACTGTAGCCTTTTGTTGGGAGAGCGCCGCGAGTTCGAGATGGTGTTCACCCTGCAGGACGACCCCTGTTTTGTCCGCGCTATCGATACGCTACGGGTGCACCTGATGCTGAGCGACCGAATATCGGAAGTCGCCAACTTCGAGCCTCCCAACGTGTTCAGCCCCAACGGCGATGGCAGGAACGATGCGTACACCATTCCCACGCTGCCCATCGACAATTGCATCAGTCAGTTTTCCTTCATGGAAGTCTACAACCGCTGGGGCAAGCTGGTGTACCGCACCGAATCGCGCGACATTCGCTGGGATGGCGCCGAACTCCCGGCCGGGGTGTATTTCTATTTCATTCGTTTTACCGATCAGGCCTATCGGGGGAGCATCACGCTATTGCGCTGATCGTCAGGAGCCAACAAAGTAGCATAGCGTTTGCGCCGCTGTGCGCCGTGACTTTTCGCGAAGGCGAGGATTAGAAGAGAAAAACACCTCGCTTATGAAACCGCAACCTTTTCCCTGGTATCGTCAACGCTCCCTGTTTTTCAGCATAGGGCTGGTCACCAGCCTGGGCCTGGTCATCTGTGCTTTCGAAATGCGTACGGCCGTCACCGAACCGTTGGTAATGGTGCTACCGCCCCTCGAAGAGCCGATTTTTACCGCCCCGGTGACGCAACTGGAACCGCCCAAGCCCAAGCTGCCCGAACAACCTCGGCAAGAAACCAAAAAGCCTGCGGCCGAAGTGGTTGAGGTGGATGATTGGTTCCCGTTGGATTCTACCTTGCTGGTGGAGCCACCGATTGTTGACGATCCTGCCGTAGCGATCGCCCTGACGGCCGCAGTCCCCGACGAAACGTTGGGGCAGGAGGAACCCATTATCGATTTTGCAGATGAGCAACCCCAATCCGACCGCTTTTACCCCTGGTTGCAAAAGAAGTTGCGCTATCCGGACCGGGCGCAGCGCGAACAGATCAGTGGCACGGTTTACGTCCAGTTTGTCGTAGAAAAAGATGGGGCCCTGACCGACGTACAAGTGGCCAAAGGCATCGGGTACGGCTGCGACGAAGAAGCCCTGCGGGTGGTCAGGAGCGCGCCGGCGTGGCAACCCGGCCGGCAGCGTGGGCGACCGGTACGTGTGCGGATGGTGGTGCCGATTCGATTTACCTTGCGCCGATAGATTGCCTGACTGCGCATGATGCCGTTACTTTGCGGCCTATGCAGCACAACATTCTGGTAGTAGGCAGCGGCGGTCGCGAACATACGCTGGCCTGGAAACTCGCTCAAAGCTCGCAATGCGAAAACCTGTACGTTGCCCCTGGTAACGCCGGTACGTCGCAGATCGCTAAAAACGTCAGCATAGCCGCCACTGATTTTGAAAAGCTCGGCCAATTTTGCTTCGAGCGCGAAATTACGCTCCTGATCGTGGGGCCGGAGCAACCGCTCGTCGAAGGCATCCGCGACTACTTTCAGCAGCACAAAAACCTGAGTGGGGTGGGCATCATCGGGCCCGATGCCGCCGGTGCTCAACTGGAAGGCAGCAAGGATTTCTCGAAACAGTTCATGCAACGCTACCAGATTCCGACGGCTGCCTCGCAAACGTTCACGGCCGAGCAACTCGACGAAGCGCTGGCGTACGTAGCGCAGCAAACGCCGCCCATCGTGCTGAAGGCCGACGGACTGGCCGCCGGGAAAGGCGTCATCATCACGGACGAGGTTGCCGTTGCACAGGACACGCTGCGGGAAATGCTGGTAGACCGCAAATTCGGCGATGCCAGCAGCAAAGTGGTGATCGAACAGTTTCTGAGGGGGATTGAACTCTCGGTTTTCGTCCTGACCGACGGAAAAAGCTACCGGATTCTGCCCGAAGCCAAGGATTACAAGCGCATCGGCGAAAAAGACACCGGCCCTAATACCGGTGGAATGGGAGCCGTTTCGCCCGTTCCGTTTGCCGATAACGGCTTTCTGGGTAAGGTAGAAACGCGCGTCATTCAACCGACGCTGGCCGGACTGAAAAAGGAGGGTATCGACTACCGCGGCTTTATTTTCATCGGTCTGATGAACGTAAACGGTGATCCGTACGTGATCGAATACAACGTACGCATGGGCGATCCGGAAACGGAAGTGGTGATCCCACGCTTGAAAAACGATCTGGTTGAGGTAATGGAAGCCGTTGCCGAACAACGTCTCGATGAAATTACGTTGGAGGTCGATCCGCGCACGGCCACTACCGTGATGTTGGTGGCGGGAGGCTATCCCGAGAAGTACGAAAAAGGGGATGTGATTTCGGGCCTGGAAGGGCTGAAGCAAACACTGGTGTTCCATGCCGGCACCCGCCAGAACGAAAACGAAGAGGTGGTGACCAACGGCGGACGGGTGCTGAGCATAACGGCCCTGGGCGACAGCATTCCCGAAGCGCTGGAAAAATCGAATGCCGCGGCCGAAGCCATTACCTGGAAAGGCAAGTACTACCGCAAAGACATCGGACTGGATTTGCTGGCGTAACGTCAGCGCAACGAGAGCCAGCGCATCCGAAGCAATTTGCGTAACTTCAGGAACAATCTTTCGTTTCCTTCCGATGCGTGCGCTTTTCCTTTCCGTCCTGTTGCTCCTGTGGGTGATCCCCGCAGCATGGGCACAACCTGCTGACTACCGTCACCAGCGTCCTTACGTAGCCCTCGTGAAGCTGACCAACCGCCAAAAGGTGGACGGCCTGTTGCTCAGTGCCGATCGGGGTGGGCTTCTGCTGATTCCGACCCAGAGCCGCCGCATCCATTTTTCCGCGACGCATCCGCAGCGTTTCAAAATTGACGTCGACGATATTCAGAAACTGCGTGTACAACGGCGTGGTTACGGACGACTGACAGTTCTGCTCACGAGTCTGGTGGGAATGGGCGTAGGCGGGTACCTGGCCTATCAGCAACAGGGTCTCACCTGGCCCGGCGACAACGAAGCCATTTCGGCCAATGACCGCCTGGTGTACGGCGGCATGGCAGGCGCATTGGTCGGCGGCATGACGGGCTCGCTTTTGATCACCATCGGGCGGAAGCCCGCTTTTCGCATCAACGGTGACCGGCGGTTCTATCGTCAGGAGGTGCGTCCTCAGCTAATTCCGTATTCGTTTCGGGAAGGTCTGCATTAAAAAAGGGTAGACCCCGTTGTCGGATCTACCCTTTTATGTGGTGCAGCTTGTAAGAAGCTGAGCTTACTGCATATTTTCTGAGGTCAGCGTTGCAGCGAAAAATTCGCGGTTCATGCGCGCGATGTTGGCCATCGTGATGCCTTTCGGACACTCTGCCGAGCACGCGCCGGTGTTGGTACACGCCCCAAATCCTTCGGCATCCATCTGAGCAATCATGGCTTCTGCACGCGCTTTTTTCTCGGGTTTGCCCTGCGGGAGCATCGCCAGTTGCGAAATCTTAGCCCCTGTAAACAGCATCGCCGAAGCGTTTTTGCAAGCGGCTACGCACGCACCGCACCCGATGCACGTCGCTGCGTTGAACGCTTCATCGGCAATAACTTTAGAAATTGGAATTTCGTTGGCGTCGGGTGCGCTGCCCGTATTGACGGAAATGTAACCACCCGCCTGCATGATGCGGTCGAAGGCAGAACGATCGACCATCAGATCCTTCACGACGGGGAACGGCTTGGCGCGCCAGGGTTCGATCCAGATGGTATCGCCATCTTTGAAGCTCCGCATGTGCAACTGACACGTTGTGGTTTGCTGCGGTCCGTGGGGGCGTCCGTTGATGAAAAGCGAGCAAGCACCGCAAATTCCTTCGCGACAGTCGTGGTCGAACGTCACCGGATCTTCCCCCTTCTTCACTAACGCTTCGTTCAAAACGTCCAGCATCTCCAAAAACGACATTTCGTCGTTGATATCGGTTACCTGGTACGTCACGATTTTTCCTTCAGACTGGGCGTTTGGCTGACGCCATATTTTGAGCGTGAGGTTCATAGTCGATTATCAATTAGAAAGCACCATTGCCCACTTCACGTGTGGAATCTGCAATGTTCAATTTACTTATAGCTACGCTGGGTGAGTTTCACGTTTTCGAAGGTCAGGTCTTCCTTATGAAGCTCCGATTGCCCCGGGCCTTTGTATTCCCAGGCGGCCACAAACGCAAAGTTTTCGTCGTCGCGCTTGGCCTCACCTTCTTCGGTCTGGTACTCTTCCCGGAAGTGACCACCGCACGATTCGTTGCGTTGTAGGGCATCTTCCACCATCAGTTCACCCAACTCCAGAAAGTCGCTGACGCGCAGGGCTTTTTCCAGCGTTACGTTCATCTCTTCGTTGGTGCCCAGCACTTTGACGTCCGTCCAGAACTTATCGCGCAACTCACGGATTTTCTGTTTGGCAATTTTCAGGCCTTCGGCGTTCCGGGACATACCGCAGTATTCCCACATGATCAGCCCCAGTTCCCTGTGAATCTCGTCGACGGTGCTGGTACCGTTGATGCTCAACAGTTTCTGAATGTTGTCGCGTACCCCTTGTTCGGCTTCTTTAAAGGCCGGGTGGTCGGACGAAACTTTCTCCCAACCCACTTTGGCCAAATAATCGCCCAGTGTGTAGGGAATTACGAAATAGCCATCGGCCAGGCCCTGCATCAGGGCAGACGCCCCCAGGCGGTTGGCACCATGGTCTGAGAAATTGGCTTCACCCAACGCGTACAGACCCGGAATGTTGGTCATCAGGTTGTAGTCGACCCACAAACCGCCCATCGTGTAGTGTACGGCGGGGTAGATGCGCATCGGGGTTTTGTACGGATTTTCGCCGGTGATCTTCTCGTACATCTCGAACAGGTTGCCGTATTTGGCCGAGATGGTGTCGAGGCCGTCGCGTTGGATGGCCTGTGCGAAATCCAGGTAAACGGCCAGGCCGGTCTTGCCCACACCGCGTCCTTCGTCACAAACGTATTTGGCGTTGCGGGACGCCACGTCGCGTGGCACCAGGTTACCGAACGAAGGATAGCGCCGTTCCAGGTAATAGTCGCGCTGGTCTTCGGCCAGGTTTTCCGGCTTCAGCTCACCCTTCCGGATTTTTTCAGCGTCTTCGATTTTCTTCGGCACCCAGACGCGTCCGTCGTTTCGCAGCGATTCCGACATCAGGGTCAGTTTCGACTGGTACGCTCCCGAAACCGGAATACACGTCGGGTGGATCTGTGTATAGCACGGATTGGCAAACAAGGCGCCCCGGCGGTGGGCCCGCCATGCCGCCGATCCGTTGGAGTTCATGGCGTTGGTCGACAGATAGAAGACGTTGCCGTACCCACCGGTGCACAGAAGCACCGCGTGTCCGGCGTGCGTTTCGATCTTGCCTGTAATAAGGTTCCGTGTCACGATGCCGCGCGCCTGCCCGTTGACCATCACCAGGTCGAGCATCTCGGTCCGCGTATACATCTTGACTTTGCCGTTGGCAATCTGCCGGTTCAGGGCGCCATAGGCACCCAGCAGAAGTTGCTGTCCCGTTTGGCCCCGGGCGTAGAACGTACGCGATACCTGCGCCCCTCCGAACGAGCGGTTGGCCAGCAGGCCACCGTATTCACGGGCGAAGGGCACTCCTTGTGCTACGCATTGGTCGATGATGTTCACCGACACTTCGGCCAGCCGGTATACGTTGCCTTCGCGCGAGCGGTAGTCGCCTCCTTTCACCGTATCGTAGAAG includes the following:
- a CDS encoding gliding motility-associated C-terminal domain-containing protein; amino-acid sequence: MKHRYHLLFLCLLCLTFTVHVQATHIVGGELRLTHLEGAKYELSMFLYFDDFYGNPGAEDAAVDVGIYSKATHQLVDRVTLKRDESKQVVYVNPVCVRSDLRTRQIRYTERLQLSPSKYNDPAGYYVSWERCCRNTHIVNLFLPGGTGMTFYMEFPAVYDKPQHRDVVNSSPEFAIPYGEYACVGEYFSFDFSATDPDGDELRYRMATPKWGHTDQFYPFLSEPQPAPYRPVQWEQGYDSAAAILGRPTLAIDSLTGRMQVSPSQPGLYLYSIICEEYRDGQFIGLVQRDFQLLVLDCPRNDAPLMQLSTASREKGGAGPLYRPGDTLDIFPWQSPCFDVFLTDNDFLERVTVTAEAVNFEPVTSLTSQSSFLLTGAGDTATFQVCGPDCNNPRGIYQVNLYAADDGCPLPKVDTLTLYFRLSAEENQAPVLAVDAPEYGERTLLRYIGDEIVFRLDGTDADQNRLVLSGRGIGFSFEDYGMQFTPVEGQGAVSTEFRWQPDCSLLLGERREFEMVFTLQDDPCFVRAIDTLRVHLMLSDRISEVANFEPPNVFSPNGDGRNDAYTIPTLPIDNCISQFSFMEVYNRWGKLVYRTESRDIRWDGAELPAGVYFYFIRFTDQAYRGSITLLR
- a CDS encoding energy transducer TonB, encoding MKPQPFPWYRQRSLFFSIGLVTSLGLVICAFEMRTAVTEPLVMVLPPLEEPIFTAPVTQLEPPKPKLPEQPRQETKKPAAEVVEVDDWFPLDSTLLVEPPIVDDPAVAIALTAAVPDETLGQEEPIIDFADEQPQSDRFYPWLQKKLRYPDRAQREQISGTVYVQFVVEKDGALTDVQVAKGIGYGCDEEALRVVRSAPAWQPGRQRGRPVRVRMVVPIRFTLRR
- the purD gene encoding phosphoribosylamine--glycine ligase, with product MQHNILVVGSGGREHTLAWKLAQSSQCENLYVAPGNAGTSQIAKNVSIAATDFEKLGQFCFEREITLLIVGPEQPLVEGIRDYFQQHKNLSGVGIIGPDAAGAQLEGSKDFSKQFMQRYQIPTAASQTFTAEQLDEALAYVAQQTPPIVLKADGLAAGKGVIITDEVAVAQDTLREMLVDRKFGDASSKVVIEQFLRGIELSVFVLTDGKSYRILPEAKDYKRIGEKDTGPNTGGMGAVSPVPFADNGFLGKVETRVIQPTLAGLKKEGIDYRGFIFIGLMNVNGDPYVIEYNVRMGDPETEVVIPRLKNDLVEVMEAVAEQRLDEITLEVDPRTATTVMLVAGGYPEKYEKGDVISGLEGLKQTLVFHAGTRQNENEEVVTNGGRVLSITALGDSIPEALEKSNAAAEAITWKGKYYRKDIGLDLLA
- a CDS encoding succinate dehydrogenase/fumarate reductase iron-sulfur subunit, which codes for MNLTLKIWRQPNAQSEGKIVTYQVTDINDEMSFLEMLDVLNEALVKKGEDPVTFDHDCREGICGACSLFINGRPHGPQQTTTCQLHMRSFKDGDTIWIEPWRAKPFPVVKDLMVDRSAFDRIMQAGGYISVNTGSAPDANEIPISKVIADEAFNAATCIGCGACVAACKNASAMLFTGAKISQLAMLPQGKPEKKARAEAMIAQMDAEGFGACTNTGACSAECPKGITMANIARMNREFFAATLTSENMQ
- a CDS encoding fumarate reductase/succinate dehydrogenase flavoprotein subunit, with the translated sequence MKLDSHIPEGAIAEKWTNHKFNVKLVNPANKRKYDIIVVGTGLAGASAAASLAELGYNVKAFSFHDSPRRAHSIAAQGGINAAKNYQNDGDSVYRLFYDTVKGGDYRSREGNVYRLAEVSVNIIDQCVAQGVPFAREYGGLLANRSFGGAQVSRTFYARGQTGQQLLLGAYGALNRQIANGKVKMYTRTEMLDLVMVNGQARGIVTRNLITGKIETHAGHAVLLCTGGYGNVFYLSTNAMNSNGSAAWRAHRRGALFANPCYTQIHPTCIPVSGAYQSKLTLMSESLRNDGRVWVPKKIEDAEKIRKGELKPENLAEDQRDYYLERRYPSFGNLVPRDVASRNAKYVCDEGRGVGKTGLAVYLDFAQAIQRDGLDTISAKYGNLFEMYEKITGENPYKTPMRIYPAVHYTMGGLWVDYNLMTNIPGLYALGEANFSDHGANRLGASALMQGLADGYFVIPYTLGDYLAKVGWEKVSSDHPAFKEAEQGVRDNIQKLLSINGTSTVDEIHRELGLIMWEYCGMSRNAEGLKIAKQKIRELRDKFWTDVKVLGTNEEMNVTLEKALRVSDFLELGELMVEDALQRNESCGGHFREEYQTEEGEAKRDDENFAFVAAWEYKGPGQSELHKEDLTFENVKLTQRSYK